From a single Glycine soja cultivar W05 chromosome 19, ASM419377v2, whole genome shotgun sequence genomic region:
- the LOC114398671 gene encoding TBC1 domain family member 5 homolog A-like: MASRNENVPAEVYYDAYVVDCDKGIQFKGGNKTQLLGGSLNYYETTPQLNEHSQLNVDPTTDIHVAQSESNEMSHDYHAQNGLPDEVVGDFNDDEDKILADNNNNNNNNNDNDIQFLFPKTSTKNVYRPSPNSADVSDNQVPDNPDYRHFLDQQQQSNLHDNELYVGQRFCQLEDLKRRKNVEH, translated from the exons ATGGCAAGCAGAAATGAGAACGTCCCTGCCGAAGTCTACTACGATGCTTATGTAGTCGACTGTGACAAGGGCATTCAGTTTAAAGGTGGAAACAAG ACACAATTGCTTGGTGGATCATTAAACTACTATGAGACGACTCCCCAACTAAATGAGCACTCCCAACTAAATGTCGACCCAACTACTGATATCCATGTTGCTCAGTCTGAAAGCAACGAAATGTCACATGACTATCATGCTCAAAATGGGTTACCGGATGAAGTAGTTGGTGACTTCAATGACGACGAAGACAAAATTTTGGcggacaacaacaacaacaacaacaacaacaacgataATGACATACAGTTCCTTTTCCCGAAAACATCAACTAAAAATGTCTATCGTCCATCTCCAAATAGCGCTGATGTTAGTGACAATCAAGTGCCTGACAACCCTGACTATAGGCATTTTTTggaccaacaacaacaatctaACTTGCACGATAATGAGTTGTATGTTGGTCAGCGATTTTGTCAATTAGAGGACCTGAAACGCCGTAAAAATGTGGAACATTAA
- the LOC114398672 gene encoding protein MAIN-LIKE 2-like, whose product MFAPHPLIESLLTHTGFADVAKLCHFKIDHHLATALVEQWRPETHIFHLPVGECTITLEDVALQLGIKVDGRPIIGATCYDWEEMCEQYLGVVPPKGEAIVGSAIKLKWLQDNMPLLHLEPTQQ is encoded by the coding sequence ATGTTCGCTCCTCATCCTTTAATTGAGTCATTGCTTACTCATACTGGGTTTGCTGATGTGGCAAAATTATGCCACTTCAAAATTGATCATCATCTAGCGACTGCACTTGTTGAGCAATGGAGACCAGAGACGCACATTTTTCATCTTCCTGTTGGAGAATGTACAATTACACTGGAGGATGTAGCACTACAACTTGGCATAAAGGTCGACGGTAGGCCAATCATTGGTGCAACCTGCTATGATTGGGAGGAAATGTGTGAACAATATTTGGGTGTTGTTCCACCAAAGGGAGAAGCAATAGTAGGCTCTGCCATTAAGCTTAAGTGGTTGCAAGATAATATGCCACTGCTTCACTTGGAACCGACACAACAGTAG
- the LOC114400817 gene encoding transcription termination factor MTERF5, chloroplastic-like isoform X1 — protein MMKIFSSIQPRTPPFSLYKIFLSHYSRTQLSFPTKVFFCQAKSDGAFYSGTDGSLNLEVVSPTLLVAEKEEAKAVLTLFLKKQGLSNAIATRTSKKSDHFIDHLVSRLHSKHKSWYLAGRELTTLEIRDTLIPYLESLFEEHGDILVNVVENYPNPPGKDKSAVPIPPSNPVSDSKKLKAVSRVSETDPDGGNLRPHIVYLMDLGMDIEQIRSITRRFPSFAYYSLEGKIKPVVEFFLELGVPKENILTILTKRPQLCGISLSENLKPTMKFFESLGVDKNQWPKVIYRFPALLTYSRPKVMESIDFLLELGLSEESIGKILTRCPNIVSYSVEDNLRPTAKYFHSLGVEVGVLLFRCPQNFGLSIENNLKPATEFFLERGYTLEEIGTMISRYGALYTFSLTENLIPKWDFFLTTGYPKSELVKFPQYFGYNLEERVKPRFTIMKKYGVKLLLNQVLSLSSSNFDEALKKKMKKMQVS, from the exons ATGATGAAGATTTTCTCCTCAATTCAACCACGCACCCCACCATTTTCGTTGTACAAGATTTTTCTCTCACACTACTCAAG GACTCAACTTTCTTTTCCTACAAAGGTCTTCTTTTGCCAGGCAAAATCTG ATGGTGCTTTTTACTCAGGCACAGACGGATCATTGAATTTAGAAGTGGTGTCTCCCACTCTGTTAGTAGCAGAAAAGGAAGAAGCCAAGGCTGTGTTGACTttgtttttaaagaaacaaGGTTTGAGCAATGCTATTGCCACTAGAACCAGCAAGAAGTCAGATCATTTTATTGATCACCTTGTCTCAAGGCTTCACTCTAAACACAAATCTTGGTATCTTGCAG GGAGAGAGCTAACGACTCTAGAGATCAGGGACACACTTATCCCTTATCTTGAATCTCTTTTCGAAGAGCATGGAGACATCCTAGTGAATGTAGTGGAAAACTATCCAAATCCACCTGGTAAGGATAAATCAGCTGTGCCGATTCCTCCTTCTAATCCAGTGTCAGACTCTAAGAAGCTTAAAGCTGTGTCTCGAGTGAGTGAGACAGACCCAGATGGTGGCAATCTTCGCCCTCATATTGTCTATCTCATGGACCTTGGTATGGATATTGAGCAGATTAGGAGTATCACACGACGATTTCCATCTTTTGCCTACTATAGCTTGGAGGGTAAAATTAAGCCAGTGGTTGAGTTTTTTCTTGAACTTGGAGTGCCAAAAGAGAACATTCTTACTATCCTCACTAAAAGACCTCAATTATGTGGAATCAGTCTATCTGAAAATCTTAAACCCACCATGAAGTTCTTTGAATCTTTGGGTGTTGACAAAAACCAATGGCCAAAGGTGATCTATCGCTTCCCAGCACTGCTAACTTATAGCAGGCCGAAAGTGATGGAAAGCATAGATTTTCTCCTTGAATTAGGCCTCTCAGAAGAGAGTATAGGTAAGATTTTAACTCGCTGCCCCAACATTGTTAGTTACAGTGTAGAGGACAATCTCCGACCCACGGCTAAGTACTTCCATTCTTTGGGGGTTGAAGTTGGCGTTCTTCTCTTCAGATGCCCTCAAAATTTTGGTCTTAGCATTGAGAACAACCTAAAGCCTGCAACAGAATTTTTCTTGGAGCGGGGATACACTTTGGAAGAAATTGGGACCATGATTTCAAGATATGGAGCCTTGTATACTTTCAGCTTGACTGAAAATTTGATTCCAAAATGGGATTTCTTCTTGACCACAGGTTACCCAAAATCTGAGTTGGTTAAGTTCCCTCAATATTTTGGATACAATTTAGAGGAAAGGGTTAAACCTAGATTcacaattatgaaaaaatatggaGTGAAGTTACTGCTGAATCAGGTTCTTTCACTGTCAAGCAGCAACTTTGATGAagccttgaaaaagaaaatgaagaaaatgcaaGTTAGTTAG
- the LOC114400817 gene encoding transcription termination factor MTERF5, chloroplastic-like isoform X2, with the protein MMKIFSSIQPRTPPFSLYKIFLSHYSRTQLSFPTKVFFCQAKSGTDGSLNLEVVSPTLLVAEKEEAKAVLTLFLKKQGLSNAIATRTSKKSDHFIDHLVSRLHSKHKSWYLAGRELTTLEIRDTLIPYLESLFEEHGDILVNVVENYPNPPGKDKSAVPIPPSNPVSDSKKLKAVSRVSETDPDGGNLRPHIVYLMDLGMDIEQIRSITRRFPSFAYYSLEGKIKPVVEFFLELGVPKENILTILTKRPQLCGISLSENLKPTMKFFESLGVDKNQWPKVIYRFPALLTYSRPKVMESIDFLLELGLSEESIGKILTRCPNIVSYSVEDNLRPTAKYFHSLGVEVGVLLFRCPQNFGLSIENNLKPATEFFLERGYTLEEIGTMISRYGALYTFSLTENLIPKWDFFLTTGYPKSELVKFPQYFGYNLEERVKPRFTIMKKYGVKLLLNQVLSLSSSNFDEALKKKMKKMQVS; encoded by the exons ATGATGAAGATTTTCTCCTCAATTCAACCACGCACCCCACCATTTTCGTTGTACAAGATTTTTCTCTCACACTACTCAAG GACTCAACTTTCTTTTCCTACAAAGGTCTTCTTTTGCCAGGCAAAATCTG GCACAGACGGATCATTGAATTTAGAAGTGGTGTCTCCCACTCTGTTAGTAGCAGAAAAGGAAGAAGCCAAGGCTGTGTTGACTttgtttttaaagaaacaaGGTTTGAGCAATGCTATTGCCACTAGAACCAGCAAGAAGTCAGATCATTTTATTGATCACCTTGTCTCAAGGCTTCACTCTAAACACAAATCTTGGTATCTTGCAG GGAGAGAGCTAACGACTCTAGAGATCAGGGACACACTTATCCCTTATCTTGAATCTCTTTTCGAAGAGCATGGAGACATCCTAGTGAATGTAGTGGAAAACTATCCAAATCCACCTGGTAAGGATAAATCAGCTGTGCCGATTCCTCCTTCTAATCCAGTGTCAGACTCTAAGAAGCTTAAAGCTGTGTCTCGAGTGAGTGAGACAGACCCAGATGGTGGCAATCTTCGCCCTCATATTGTCTATCTCATGGACCTTGGTATGGATATTGAGCAGATTAGGAGTATCACACGACGATTTCCATCTTTTGCCTACTATAGCTTGGAGGGTAAAATTAAGCCAGTGGTTGAGTTTTTTCTTGAACTTGGAGTGCCAAAAGAGAACATTCTTACTATCCTCACTAAAAGACCTCAATTATGTGGAATCAGTCTATCTGAAAATCTTAAACCCACCATGAAGTTCTTTGAATCTTTGGGTGTTGACAAAAACCAATGGCCAAAGGTGATCTATCGCTTCCCAGCACTGCTAACTTATAGCAGGCCGAAAGTGATGGAAAGCATAGATTTTCTCCTTGAATTAGGCCTCTCAGAAGAGAGTATAGGTAAGATTTTAACTCGCTGCCCCAACATTGTTAGTTACAGTGTAGAGGACAATCTCCGACCCACGGCTAAGTACTTCCATTCTTTGGGGGTTGAAGTTGGCGTTCTTCTCTTCAGATGCCCTCAAAATTTTGGTCTTAGCATTGAGAACAACCTAAAGCCTGCAACAGAATTTTTCTTGGAGCGGGGATACACTTTGGAAGAAATTGGGACCATGATTTCAAGATATGGAGCCTTGTATACTTTCAGCTTGACTGAAAATTTGATTCCAAAATGGGATTTCTTCTTGACCACAGGTTACCCAAAATCTGAGTTGGTTAAGTTCCCTCAATATTTTGGATACAATTTAGAGGAAAGGGTTAAACCTAGATTcacaattatgaaaaaatatggaGTGAAGTTACTGCTGAATCAGGTTCTTTCACTGTCAAGCAGCAACTTTGATGAagccttgaaaaagaaaatgaagaaaatgcaaGTTAGTTAG